DNA from Bradyrhizobium diazoefficiens USDA 110:
AATGCGGGAGGCAAGGGCGCAAATCAGGCGGTCGCCGCCGCTCGATTGGGGCTTCGGCCGAGCTTCTACACCCGGCTTGGCGATGATGACGCTGGCCGATCGTTGCTGCAAGCGCTGCGTGAGGCAGGTGTCCGCCTTGATGCCATTGAGGTATGCCCGGGGGAGATATCCGGTTCTGCTCTTGTCCTCGTCGGCGACGACGGCTCCAACATGATTGTCATAGACCCGGGAGCCAATGCAAATGTCACTCCGAGCATGGTCGAGAAGGCGGCCGAATTCATTGAGCGGGACGCAATCGTCGTTGCCGAAATGGGCATGCCGGTCCCCGCGCTCAATCACCTTTTTGCATTGAAGAGCGTCAAGGAATTCGATCTTATTTTCAATCCGGCCCCCGTGAGGGCGGGCCTGTCGCCCGCGGCGTGGAGGAGTGTCGATTTCGTCACACCAAACCAGACGGAAGCTTTCGAGCTCACCGGTGTCGAGGTGCATGACTTCGACGGCGCCGCTCATGCGGCTGGAAAGCTTCTCGATCTCGGGCCGAAGGCAGCGCTGATCACGCTAGGTGCGCAGGGAGCCTACTACGCCGATGCCAGCGCGACTTTCGCGCTCCGCGCATTTCCTGTGAAGGTCGTTGATACGACCGCGGCGGGGGATGCCTTTAATGGAGCTTTCGCAGCCTCTCTTGCTCATCGGTTGCCGATACGAGAAGCGATCAAAAAGGCGCTCGCGGTTGCCGCCTTATATGTGACGCGACGCGGCGCCCAAAGATCGATGCCTAGCAGTTGGGCCGTCGACGAATTTCTGAATTCTCAATCGATCTTGGAGTTGGAATGACCGAACAGTTCTCAGTTGCAGACAGGACCGTGCTTGTGACCGGTGCAGGTGGAGGCATTGGCTCAGCCATAGCTAATGCTTTCCGTCAAGGCGGTGCGAACGTCCTGGCAACCGACGCGAATTTGGAAAACCTGCGAGTCATTCTGACTCGTTTGCCGCACGGCAATGGCATCCTGCCGATGAGCATGGATGTGTCACGAGAAGATGATGTCGGCAGGGTGCTTGATGAGATCGCCAAGCGCTTCGGCAGGCTCGATGTCCTGATCAACAACGCCGGAATAAAATCGGCTCAGGCGCTTCTGACCGGAAATGCCGATCGAATCGAAAAAACCATCCAGATCAATTCCGTCGCAGTGCTTCGTTGCGCGAAGCTGGCGATCGAGCGCTTCATGAAGAGCAAAGGCGGCCGCATCGTCAATGTCGGGTCCTCGTTGTCATCTCAAGGTGCTGTTTTCAACTACCAGGCTGGCGGCGCCGACTATTGCTTGTC
Protein-coding regions in this window:
- a CDS encoding ribokinase — its product is MSPRPLMFFGTTNLDLCFNVERLPTPGESLMGSLKQNAGGKGANQAVAAARLGLRPSFYTRLGDDDAGRSLLQALREAGVRLDAIEVCPGEISGSALVLVGDDGSNMIVIDPGANANVTPSMVEKAAEFIERDAIVVAEMGMPVPALNHLFALKSVKEFDLIFNPAPVRAGLSPAAWRSVDFVTPNQTEAFELTGVEVHDFDGAAHAAGKLLDLGPKAALITLGAQGAYYADASATFALRAFPVKVVDTTAAGDAFNGAFAASLAHRLPIREAIKKALAVAALYVTRRGAQRSMPSSWAVDEFLNSQSILELE
- a CDS encoding SDR family NAD(P)-dependent oxidoreductase, coding for MTEQFSVADRTVLVTGAGGGIGSAIANAFRQGGANVLATDANLENLRVILTRLPHGNGILPMSMDVSREDDVGRVLDEIAKRFGRLDVLINNAGIKSAQALLTGNADRIEKTIQINSVAVLRCAKLAIERFMKSKGGRIVNVGSSLSSQGAVFNYQAGGADYCLSKAIVHDVTKLLAYECAPFKINVNAIAPGIIDTPLHGRPREETEARHSGRIPLGRVGLPEDIAGLAVFLASPAASYMTGQIVHVNGGMLMNG